A genomic region of Candidatus Dormiibacterota bacterium contains the following coding sequences:
- a CDS encoding TIGR00730 family Rossman fold protein yields MHTVCVFCGSSAGDRPEYRRAAVDLGEALVARGTRLVYGGGRIGLMGVIADAALAAGGEVVGVIPAHLSSREVAHSGLTELRVVGSMHERKQLMFELSEAFIALPGGLGTLEELLEITTWAQLGLHRKPIGVLDVLDYFDGLVTLLDHAVLSGFLSPRNRGLILRDLDPSALLDRLEAHLAPSPPVDPGLV; encoded by the coding sequence CTGCACACCGTCTGCGTCTTCTGCGGCTCCTCCGCGGGCGACCGTCCCGAGTACCGGCGGGCCGCCGTCGACCTCGGCGAGGCGCTGGTGGCCCGGGGCACCCGGCTCGTCTACGGGGGCGGCCGGATCGGTCTCATGGGGGTGATCGCCGACGCCGCGCTCGCCGCCGGCGGCGAGGTGGTCGGCGTCATCCCCGCCCACCTCAGCTCGCGGGAGGTGGCCCACTCGGGCCTGACCGAGCTGCGGGTGGTGGGCTCGATGCACGAGCGCAAGCAGCTCATGTTCGAGCTCTCCGAGGCGTTCATCGCCCTCCCCGGCGGCCTGGGGACGCTCGAGGAGCTGCTCGAGATCACCACCTGGGCGCAGCTCGGGCTGCACCGCAAGCCCATCGGCGTCCTCGACGTGCTCGACTACTTCGACGGCCTCGTCACCCTGCTCGACCACGCCGTCCTCAGCGGCTTCCTCTCCCCGCGGAACCGCGGGCTGATCCTCCGCGACCTCGACCCCTCCGCCCTGCTCGACCGGCTCGAGGCGCACCTCGCCCCCTCGCCCCCGGTCGACCCCGGGCTCGTCTAG
- a CDS encoding TIGR00266 family protein, with product MHEKIVGTVMPVLELTLDPGESIFAESGELSWMTESIRMATTTQTGGAGGALGALKRMAGGSSLFMTAYMAEGSAGMVAFAARLPGQIFPVDVAPQPGAGFRAHRHAFVAGTHGIQLSLGFQQRLGAGIFGGDGFRLQAISGQGRAWIELSGEIVVYDLAPGQTMRVHPGHVGLFQETVDFGITTVKGIRNKLFGGDGIFLATLTGPGRVWLQSLPLSRLAHALAEYGAVGAAEGGAAAGVAAGVMRGIFKG from the coding sequence ATGCACGAGAAGATCGTCGGAACGGTGATGCCGGTGCTGGAGCTCACCCTCGATCCGGGCGAGAGCATCTTCGCCGAGTCCGGCGAGCTGTCCTGGATGACCGAGAGCATCCGGATGGCGACCACCACCCAGACCGGGGGGGCGGGCGGCGCGCTCGGCGCGCTGAAGCGCATGGCCGGCGGCAGCAGCCTGTTCATGACCGCCTACATGGCGGAGGGCTCCGCGGGGATGGTCGCCTTCGCCGCCAGGCTCCCCGGGCAGATCTTCCCCGTCGACGTCGCACCCCAGCCGGGGGCGGGCTTCCGGGCCCACCGCCACGCCTTCGTCGCCGGCACCCACGGGATCCAGCTGTCGCTCGGCTTCCAGCAGCGGCTCGGCGCCGGCATCTTCGGCGGCGACGGCTTCCGGCTCCAGGCGATCAGCGGCCAGGGACGGGCCTGGATCGAGCTCAGCGGCGAGATCGTGGTCTACGACCTCGCCCCCGGCCAGACGATGCGGGTGCACCCCGGCCACGTCGGGCTCTTCCAGGAGACGGTCGACTTCGGCATCACCACCGTCAAGGGCATCAGGAACAAGCTCTTCGGCGGTGACGGCATCTTCCTGGCGACGCTGACCGGCCCGGGACGGGTGTGGCTGCAGTCGCTGCCGCTCTCCCGCCTCGCCCACGCCCTCGCCGAGTACGGCGCGGTGGGAGCGGCGGAGGGCGGCGCCGCCGCCGGGGTGGCCGCCGGGGTGATGCGGGGGATCTTCAAGGGGTAG
- a CDS encoding GNAT family N-acetyltransferase gives MHAVPIHELGPEQTVLGHRAMLALRPRIGDAAVFAAHLNAVQRPEGYRLAASVEEGEEEASAVAGFRILHLLAWGRVLYVDDLSTLPERRGRGHAGGLIRWLLEEAARLGCAQLHLDSGVGPERADAHRLYLGHHLRITAHHFAIEVGAQPSSR, from the coding sequence ATGCACGCCGTGCCGATCCATGAGCTGGGACCCGAGCAGACCGTCCTCGGCCACCGCGCCATGCTGGCGCTGCGGCCGCGCATCGGCGACGCGGCGGTCTTCGCTGCGCACCTGAACGCGGTGCAGCGGCCCGAGGGATACCGGCTGGCGGCGTCGGTGGAGGAGGGGGAGGAGGAGGCCTCGGCGGTGGCCGGCTTCCGGATCCTCCACCTGCTGGCGTGGGGCCGGGTCCTCTACGTCGACGACCTGTCCACCCTGCCCGAGCGGCGCGGCCGCGGCCACGCCGGCGGGCTGATCCGCTGGCTGCTGGAGGAGGCGGCCCGGCTCGGCTGCGCCCAGCTCCACCTCGACTCCGGGGTGGGCCCCGAGCGCGCCGACGCGCACCGGCTCTACCTCGGCCACCACCTGCGCATCACCGCCCACCACTTCGCGATCGAGGTGGGGGCTCAGCCCTCCAGCCGGTAG
- a CDS encoding amidohydrolase family protein, whose protein sequence is MRERLLAAWAGVAAVDHHCHPLRRPQRRIGAAELRSVFSESLEPRQIAEHVPHTAVYRDALRRLAAELACDPTEAAVLEARSRRDPAVHLGALLLRSGTGAMLLDRGVGLGAMDPEEHARTVPVPQREVIRLETLAEALVPHCASVGEWLGAVRTELRREVVARRAVAVKTIAAYRASLRLRPPDRAAAAADYAELRRLAGRGEVRLQGDPLCHTLLLEAAEEVRRLELPLQVHCGIGDADADLAETSPLGLRPLLGGGRVAGLRIVLLHCYPYHREAAYLCAVHADVHMDLSLALPQAGLDGSRAMRETLGLCPWTKLLYATDATALPEAYLVAAERHREALAGALAELVAAATLDEGEAVEVGRRVLAGNAAVLYRLEG, encoded by the coding sequence ATGCGGGAGCGGCTGCTCGCCGCCTGGGCCGGGGTCGCCGCGGTCGACCACCACTGCCATCCGCTGCGCCGGCCGCAGCGCCGGATCGGCGCCGCGGAGCTGCGGTCGGTGTTCTCCGAGAGCCTCGAGCCGCGGCAGATCGCCGAGCACGTCCCCCACACCGCGGTGTACCGCGACGCCCTCCGCCGCCTCGCCGCCGAGCTGGCCTGCGACCCCACCGAGGCGGCGGTGCTGGAGGCGCGCAGCCGGCGCGACCCGGCCGTCCACCTCGGCGCCCTGCTGCTCCGCAGCGGCACCGGGGCGATGCTCCTCGACCGCGGCGTCGGGCTCGGCGCCATGGACCCCGAGGAGCACGCCCGCACCGTACCGGTGCCGCAGCGCGAGGTGATCCGGCTCGAGACCCTCGCCGAGGCGCTGGTGCCGCACTGCGCCAGCGTCGGCGAGTGGCTGGGGGCGGTGCGCACCGAGCTGCGCCGCGAGGTCGTGGCCCGCCGGGCGGTGGCGGTGAAGACCATCGCCGCCTACCGCGCCAGCCTGCGCCTGCGACCTCCGGACCGGGCCGCCGCCGCCGCCGACTACGCCGAGCTGCGCCGCCTCGCCGGCCGTGGCGAGGTGCGCCTCCAGGGCGATCCCCTCTGCCACACCCTGCTCCTCGAGGCCGCCGAGGAGGTGCGCCGGCTCGAGCTCCCGCTGCAGGTGCACTGCGGCATCGGCGACGCCGACGCCGACCTCGCCGAGACCAGCCCGCTGGGGCTGCGGCCGCTGCTCGGCGGCGGCCGGGTCGCCGGCCTGCGGATCGTCCTCCTCCACTGCTACCCGTACCACCGCGAGGCCGCCTACCTCTGCGCGGTCCACGCCGACGTCCACATGGACCTCTCCCTCGCCCTCCCCCAGGCCGGCCTCGACGGCTCCCGGGCGATGCGCGAGACGCTCGGCCTCTGCCCCTGGACCAAGCTGCTCTACGCCACCGACGCCACCGCCCTGCCCGAGGCCTACCTGGTGGCCGCCGAGCGCCACCGCGAGGCCCTCGCCGGAGCGCTCGCCGAGCTGGTGGCGGCCGCGACCCTCGACGAGGGCGAGGCCGTGGAGGTGGGCCGCCGGGTGCTCGCCGGCAACGCCGCCGTGCTCTACCGGCTGGAGGGCTGA
- the gndA gene encoding NADP-dependent phosphogluconate dehydrogenase: protein MTAASRFGVVGMAVMGQNLARNLAHHDVPVAVFNRTAARTREFADAHGAEGDITPAYSPEELVVAIERPRPILLMVKAGDPVDAAIAELLPHLDAGDILIDGGNSLFTDTRRRAAEIEARGFRYIGTGVSGGETGALEGPSIMPGGSAEAYEAVAPVLTRIAAQVDGTPCCTHIGTDGAGHYVKMVHNGIEYSDMQLIAEAYDLLRHALRLSDAELAGIFATWNGGELESYLIEITARVLAKTDDTGGALVNSIVDQAEQKGTGRWTSQNALELGVPLTSITEAVFARTLSARRDERAEAASLLAGPTDGFLGDGADHRLVDDVRDALYASKIVSYAQGFDQMIAAAETYGWDLHLGAIATIWRGGCIIRARFLDRIREAYEEHPTLRSLMLAPFFREALATRQDAWRRVVRDAVELGVPVPAFASSLSYYDGLRRERGPANLIQGLRDLFGAHTYRRTDREGVFHTRWDQDGVEVRIDG, encoded by the coding sequence ATGACCGCAGCCAGCCGCTTCGGGGTGGTGGGCATGGCCGTGATGGGCCAGAACCTGGCCCGCAACCTGGCCCACCACGACGTCCCGGTCGCGGTGTTCAACCGCACCGCGGCGCGCACCCGGGAGTTCGCCGACGCCCACGGCGCCGAGGGCGACATCACCCCCGCCTACTCGCCCGAGGAGCTGGTGGTCGCGATCGAGCGGCCGCGACCGATCCTGCTGATGGTGAAGGCGGGCGATCCCGTCGACGCCGCGATCGCCGAGCTCCTCCCCCACCTCGACGCCGGCGACATCCTCATCGACGGCGGCAACTCGCTCTTCACCGACACCCGCCGCCGCGCCGCCGAGATCGAGGCCAGGGGGTTCCGCTACATCGGCACCGGCGTCTCCGGCGGCGAGACCGGCGCGCTCGAGGGACCGAGCATCATGCCCGGGGGCTCGGCGGAGGCGTACGAGGCGGTCGCGCCGGTGCTCACCCGCATCGCCGCCCAGGTCGACGGCACCCCCTGCTGCACCCACATCGGCACCGACGGCGCCGGGCACTACGTGAAGATGGTGCACAACGGCATCGAGTACTCGGACATGCAGCTCATCGCCGAGGCCTACGACCTCCTCCGCCATGCGCTGCGCCTCAGCGACGCCGAGCTCGCCGGGATCTTCGCCACCTGGAACGGCGGCGAGCTGGAGTCGTACCTGATCGAGATCACCGCACGGGTGCTGGCGAAGACCGACGACACCGGCGGCGCCCTGGTCAACTCCATCGTCGACCAGGCCGAGCAGAAGGGCACGGGGCGGTGGACCAGCCAGAACGCGCTCGAGCTCGGGGTCCCGCTCACCTCGATCACCGAGGCGGTGTTCGCACGCACCCTCTCGGCGCGCCGCGACGAGCGCGCCGAGGCGGCCTCGCTGCTCGCCGGCCCCACCGACGGCTTCCTCGGCGACGGCGCCGACCACCGCCTCGTCGACGACGTCCGCGACGCCCTCTACGCCTCGAAGATCGTCAGCTACGCGCAGGGGTTCGACCAGATGATCGCCGCCGCCGAGACCTACGGGTGGGACCTCCACCTCGGCGCCATCGCCACCATCTGGCGGGGCGGATGCATCATCCGGGCGCGCTTCCTCGACCGCATCCGCGAGGCCTACGAGGAGCACCCGACGCTGCGCAGCCTGATGCTGGCCCCCTTCTTCCGCGAGGCCCTCGCCACCCGGCAGGACGCCTGGCGCCGGGTGGTGCGCGACGCCGTCGAGCTGGGCGTGCCGGTGCCCGCCTTCGCCTCCTCGCTGTCGTACTACGACGGGCTGCGCCGCGAGCGCGGCCCCGCCAACCTGATCCAGGGGCTGCGCGACCTCTTCGGGGCCCACACCTACCGGCGCACCGACCGCGAGGGCGTCTTCCACACCCGCTGGGACCAGGACGGCGTCGAGGTGCGCATCGACGGCTGA
- a CDS encoding lysylphosphatidylglycerol synthase transmembrane domain-containing protein: MLCSTPVRALGTAVGLLLLVRAVNIPEAGRRLADVSPGWVAAGVALTGISVLLGMVSWAVLLRGPGPCPGWPALISLYLRALFVGQLLPGGVGGDAVRVVETGRRIGSGPALAAVVGGRLAGALGIALWGALAALMMRDRLDARLGLMPAAVAASLALLILVLLAALLTSDSLVRRLGAGAGPVRRLLAAIRPFTGTFDGYAHHPRLLVASLASGVVSWGFNLLALTTMAHAVGISTDPEVFALVIPISLLGTLAPFSVNGLGLREGILVGLLAHDGIGTTQAASVSLLVDLQMVPFAVAGAILWGLRRRGRPAPELEPEAAPTAPVMVPEAA, translated from the coding sequence TTGCTCTGCTCCACCCCGGTGCGCGCGCTGGGGACGGCGGTGGGCCTGCTCCTGCTGGTCCGAGCCGTCAACATCCCCGAGGCGGGGCGGCGGCTCGCCGACGTCAGCCCGGGATGGGTGGCCGCCGGGGTCGCCCTCACCGGGATCTCCGTGCTCCTCGGCATGGTGTCCTGGGCGGTGCTGCTGCGCGGCCCCGGCCCGTGCCCCGGCTGGCCCGCGCTGATCTCCCTCTACCTCCGCGCCCTCTTCGTCGGCCAGCTGCTCCCCGGCGGCGTCGGCGGCGACGCGGTGCGGGTGGTGGAGACGGGACGGCGGATCGGCAGCGGCCCGGCGCTCGCCGCGGTGGTGGGCGGCCGGCTCGCCGGGGCCCTCGGCATCGCCCTCTGGGGGGCGCTCGCCGCCCTGATGATGCGCGACCGCCTCGACGCCCGGCTCGGCCTGATGCCCGCGGCGGTGGCGGCCTCGCTGGCGCTCCTCATCCTGGTGCTGCTGGCGGCTCTGCTGACCTCCGACAGCCTGGTCCGCCGCCTCGGCGCCGGGGCCGGGCCGGTGCGCCGTCTGCTGGCCGCGATCCGCCCCTTCACCGGCACCTTCGACGGCTACGCCCACCACCCCCGCCTGCTGGTCGCGTCGCTCGCCAGCGGGGTGGTCAGCTGGGGCTTCAACCTGCTCGCGCTCACCACGATGGCGCACGCGGTGGGGATCAGCACCGACCCGGAGGTGTTCGCGCTGGTGATCCCGATCTCCCTGCTCGGCACCCTCGCGCCCTTCTCGGTCAACGGCCTCGGGCTCCGCGAGGGGATCCTCGTCGGCCTGCTCGCCCACGACGGCATCGGCACCACCCAGGCGGCCTCGGTCTCGCTGCTCGTCGACCTGCAGATGGTGCCGTTCGCGGTCGCCGGCGCGATCCTCTGGGGACTTCGCCGCCGCGGCCGTCCTGCCCCCGAGTTGGAGCCGGAGGCGGCACCCACGGCCCCGGTGATGGTCCCCGAGGCGGCCTGA
- a CDS encoding ArsR family transcriptional regulator, with the protein MDTDSGRGAPPPPTERPAWTLLSNHGLVLLCIANEPTTRVRDIATTVGITERAAQRIVGELITGGYISRRREGRRNVYEVHRNAPLRHPAWGEREVRHLLVMARA; encoded by the coding sequence ATGGATACCGACTCAGGGCGCGGCGCGCCCCCGCCACCGACCGAACGTCCGGCCTGGACCCTGCTCAGCAACCACGGCCTGGTGCTGCTGTGCATCGCCAACGAACCGACCACGCGGGTCCGGGACATCGCCACCACCGTCGGCATCACCGAGCGTGCGGCGCAGCGCATCGTCGGCGAGCTGATCACCGGCGGCTACATCAGCCGCCGCCGTGAGGGGCGGCGCAACGTCTACGAGGTGCATCGCAACGCCCCGCTGCGGCACCCCGCCTGGGGCGAGCGCGAGGTGCGCCACCTGCTGGTGATGGCCCGGGCCTGA
- a CDS encoding SRPBCC family protein → MPGPVHAEAEGTVPAPPAEVHAFLTDYRRRPEILPVNYQDYRVVEGGVGAGTVVAYRFKAGPRERDYRVRAETPDGASLVERDETSTLVTTWRVKPADAGSRVRIETEWQGASGMGGFFERTFAPRALSRVYADMLARLATAVSGRPAAI, encoded by the coding sequence ATGCCCGGTCCCGTCCACGCCGAGGCCGAGGGAACGGTCCCCGCTCCCCCCGCCGAGGTCCACGCCTTCCTCACCGACTACCGCCGGCGTCCCGAGATCCTGCCCGTCAACTACCAGGACTACCGCGTCGTCGAGGGCGGCGTCGGCGCCGGCACCGTGGTCGCCTATCGCTTCAAGGCGGGTCCGCGGGAGCGCGACTACCGGGTGCGCGCCGAGACTCCCGACGGCGCCAGCCTGGTGGAGCGCGACGAGACCTCGACCCTGGTGACCACCTGGCGGGTGAAGCCCGCGGACGCGGGCAGCCGGGTGCGCATCGAGACCGAGTGGCAGGGCGCCTCCGGCATGGGTGGCTTCTTCGAGCGCACCTTCGCGCCACGGGCGCTGAGCCGGGTGTACGCGGACATGCTCGCGCGGCTCGCCACCGCCGTCTCCGGCCGGCCCGCCGCGATCTAG
- a CDS encoding Ig-like domain-containing protein, with product MRTGIRRRGAVATLAALAVLGAAAPATPVAAIAAPVSIWVQTLDSCRQTIGGAGLGLTASGVSTVRTVPTGTSRSVGAPGGGCPAERGDCSGAAPAGCAVFSITPPTAGTRTYRLEQLTVPAGYVGCTGGSACLGEVAGLTLDSTGAVLGATVTNNLPDGVVTTAPASGASFRATADDPIVLHDDAIGPGVCDGDGDSDDQLSAPAGPHCDDHSDGSLAHLTVAGAALADGGPVAAAGFQPLTSAGAPAGRRLVASPAVIAGTALDPALEIGTFDDGGLYVRSDALGWRPLWSAAPGFTCVDNPAAHLDHASATLWVACQGADHVLRYATGDLPASSFQLPTLDRWRTLPGLRLAAGPALAPAGAGAGDDPTFFAVDAAGALWSATSSSPWVSRGGTCQGHPAAALGNTGGTPATVVACRAPDGSLLYGVVGSDGGVGLIQATATTPRSGGACLLNGPLIDGPGIAATAAGVLVLVTGAADHLAYAKSISFSGAPGSGPVAISPYQALSFESGPLPGTCAAPSAANPATPLASGPAAATWFGAALTVGTVTPTILAAPHSSSTAVAHLVDAAGNPVSGQTVTFSTSALATAAATHPSGGGVYTATVTTGTSPGPARIGAATSAAQGAMAMRLYRGGYVLDGSGGVHPFGGAPALVASAYWPGWTIARGIELRPDGAGGYVLDGFGGLHPFGDAPPVQTSAYWPSWDIARGVALRTDGVSGYVLDGFGGVHSFGGAPEVHTSAYWPDWDVARGIALRSDGGGYVLDAFGGLHPFGDAPPVTGSAYWPGWDIARALAVRPEGGGYVLDGYGGIHPFGGAPELHSSAGWPGFDIARGLCLGTGGSGAVLDGYGGLATLGSGPPLSTGAYWPGSDIARGVTGG from the coding sequence GTGCGCACAGGGATCCGGCGCCGCGGCGCCGTCGCTACCCTCGCCGCCCTTGCCGTGCTCGGCGCCGCCGCTCCGGCGACGCCGGTCGCCGCGATCGCCGCTCCGGTGTCGATCTGGGTCCAGACTCTCGACTCCTGCCGCCAGACCATCGGCGGCGCCGGCCTCGGCCTCACCGCCTCCGGGGTGTCGACGGTGCGCACCGTGCCCACCGGCACCTCCCGGAGCGTCGGCGCTCCCGGCGGCGGCTGCCCGGCCGAGCGCGGCGACTGCAGCGGCGCCGCCCCGGCGGGCTGCGCGGTCTTCAGCATCACCCCGCCCACCGCCGGGACCCGGACCTACCGCCTGGAACAGCTCACCGTCCCCGCCGGCTACGTCGGCTGCACCGGGGGCAGCGCCTGCCTCGGGGAGGTCGCCGGCCTCACCCTCGACTCCACCGGCGCGGTGCTCGGCGCCACGGTGACGAACAACCTCCCCGACGGCGTGGTCACCACCGCGCCGGCATCCGGCGCGTCCTTCCGGGCCACCGCGGACGACCCGATCGTGCTCCACGACGACGCCATCGGCCCCGGCGTCTGCGACGGCGACGGCGATTCCGACGACCAGCTCTCGGCGCCTGCCGGCCCCCACTGCGACGACCACTCCGACGGATCGCTCGCCCACCTCACCGTCGCCGGCGCCGCGCTCGCCGACGGCGGCCCGGTCGCCGCCGCGGGCTTCCAGCCGCTCACCTCCGCGGGGGCTCCGGCGGGCCGCCGGCTGGTGGCCAGCCCGGCGGTGATCGCGGGCACCGCCCTCGACCCCGCGCTGGAGATCGGCACCTTCGACGACGGCGGTCTCTATGTCCGCTCCGACGCGCTGGGGTGGCGACCGCTGTGGAGCGCCGCTCCCGGCTTCACCTGCGTCGACAATCCCGCCGCCCACCTCGACCACGCGTCGGCCACCCTCTGGGTCGCCTGCCAGGGCGCCGACCACGTCCTCCGCTACGCCACCGGCGACCTCCCCGCCAGCTCGTTCCAGCTGCCCACCCTCGATCGCTGGCGGACCCTGCCCGGGCTGCGGCTCGCCGCCGGCCCCGCGCTCGCCCCCGCCGGGGCCGGGGCCGGTGACGACCCCACCTTCTTCGCCGTCGACGCCGCCGGTGCGCTCTGGAGCGCCACCAGCTCGTCGCCCTGGGTGTCGCGGGGGGGCACCTGCCAGGGCCACCCGGCGGCCGCACTCGGGAACACCGGGGGCACCCCGGCGACGGTGGTCGCCTGCCGCGCACCCGACGGCTCGCTGCTCTACGGGGTGGTCGGCTCCGACGGAGGGGTCGGTCTCATCCAGGCGACCGCGACCACCCCGCGCAGCGGCGGCGCCTGCCTGCTCAACGGTCCGCTGATCGACGGCCCGGGCATCGCCGCCACCGCCGCCGGGGTGCTGGTGCTGGTCACCGGTGCCGCCGACCACCTCGCCTACGCCAAGTCGATCAGCTTCAGCGGCGCTCCGGGGAGCGGACCGGTGGCGATCTCGCCCTACCAGGCGCTCTCCTTCGAGAGCGGTCCGCTGCCGGGCACCTGCGCCGCCCCCTCCGCCGCCAACCCGGCCACCCCCCTCGCCTCCGGCCCGGCGGCGGCGACCTGGTTCGGCGCCGCCCTCACCGTGGGGACGGTCACCCCGACCATCCTGGCGGCGCCGCACTCCAGCTCGACCGCGGTCGCCCACCTCGTCGACGCCGCCGGCAACCCGGTGTCGGGTCAGACCGTGACCTTCTCCACCAGCGCGCTGGCGACCGCGGCGGCCACCCACCCGTCGGGGGGAGGCGTGTACACCGCCACCGTCACCACCGGCACCTCGCCCGGCCCCGCGCGGATCGGCGCCGCCACCTCCGCCGCCCAGGGCGCCATGGCGATGCGCCTCTACCGCGGAGGCTACGTGCTGGACGGCTCGGGCGGCGTCCACCCGTTCGGCGGCGCCCCGGCCCTCGTCGCCAGCGCCTACTGGCCGGGGTGGACCATCGCCCGCGGCATCGAGCTGCGCCCCGACGGCGCCGGCGGATACGTGCTCGACGGCTTCGGAGGCCTGCATCCCTTCGGCGACGCCCCGCCGGTCCAGACCTCCGCCTACTGGCCGAGCTGGGACATCGCCCGGGGGGTCGCGCTGCGCACCGACGGGGTCAGCGGCTACGTGCTCGACGGCTTCGGCGGCGTCCACTCGTTCGGCGGAGCCCCCGAGGTGCACACCAGCGCCTACTGGCCGGACTGGGACGTCGCCCGCGGCATCGCCCTGCGCAGCGATGGTGGCGGGTACGTGCTCGACGCCTTCGGCGGCCTCCACCCCTTCGGTGACGCACCCCCGGTCACCGGCAGCGCCTACTGGCCGGGCTGGGACATCGCCCGCGCCCTCGCCGTGCGCCCCGAGGGCGGCGGCTACGTGCTCGACGGCTACGGCGGCATCCATCCGTTCGGCGGCGCCCCCGAGCTGCACAGCAGTGCCGGCTGGCCGGGTTTCGACATCGCCCGCGGGCTGTGCCTCGGCACCGGCGGCAGCGGGGCGGTGCTCGACGGCTACGGCGGCCTCGCCACCCTGGGCTCGGGGCCGCCGCTGAGCACCGGCGCCTACTGGCCGGGGAGCGACATCGCCCGCGGGGTCACCGGCGGCTAA
- a CDS encoding AMP-binding protein, translated as MPPAWAVHLRPGSEIPAEPEAARRWLRRGSLPGSLLHAGAGAALRCGSVELDHQALAAAVEEVAAGLGGLGVGPGDRVLLHAAASCEWVLACLGALRAGAVVVPVNPDYGDAEMAHILGDAEPAVMVADAGRLAGAARLRRAHPSVRRVLEVEDLPRPATPAPAAGLGPESPAVVIYTSGTTGRPKGALLDHGNLLAQGRGVVEAWRWERSDHLALALPLHHLHGLAMGLVGTLLAGASATLLRFSPEAVVAELRGGASLFFGVPAMYQRLAEHLEADPTDLSGVRLFVCGSAPLPPALFERCAALLGQPPLERYGITEGGVVVSTPYAGPRLPGRVGHPLPGVDVRLGDEAEVLLRGGQVFGGYWRNPAATAEVLEGGWLRTGDAGEIGEDGSLAIRGRLKEMIITGGLNVYPREVEAVLEEHPAVAEVAVAGLPSERWGEQVTAFVVARAPVTEADLVAHARARLAPYKCPRSVRFVAALPRNPLGKVRRAELVEGARER; from the coding sequence ATGCCACCGGCCTGGGCCGTCCACCTCCGCCCCGGCAGCGAGATCCCCGCGGAGCCCGAGGCGGCGCGCCGCTGGCTGCGCCGGGGCAGCCTTCCCGGGTCGCTGCTCCATGCCGGCGCCGGCGCGGCGCTCCGCTGCGGCAGCGTCGAGCTCGACCACCAGGCCCTGGCCGCCGCGGTCGAGGAGGTGGCCGCCGGGCTCGGCGGGCTCGGGGTCGGGCCCGGCGACCGGGTGCTGCTCCACGCCGCCGCGTCCTGCGAGTGGGTGCTCGCCTGCCTGGGGGCGCTCCGCGCCGGGGCGGTGGTGGTGCCGGTGAACCCCGACTACGGCGACGCCGAGATGGCCCACATCCTCGGCGACGCCGAGCCGGCGGTGATGGTGGCCGACGCCGGCCGCCTCGCCGGCGCCGCCCGGCTGCGGCGCGCCCATCCCAGCGTCCGCCGGGTGCTCGAGGTCGAGGACCTGCCGCGCCCGGCCACGCCGGCGCCGGCGGCCGGGCTCGGCCCGGAGAGCCCGGCGGTGGTCATCTACACGTCCGGCACCACCGGCCGGCCCAAGGGTGCCCTCCTCGACCACGGCAACCTGCTCGCCCAGGGCCGCGGGGTGGTGGAGGCGTGGCGCTGGGAGCGCTCCGACCACCTCGCCCTGGCGCTGCCGCTCCACCATCTCCACGGCCTCGCGATGGGCCTGGTGGGCACCCTTCTCGCCGGCGCCTCGGCGACCCTGCTGCGCTTCTCGCCGGAGGCGGTGGTCGCCGAGCTGCGCGGCGGCGCCAGCCTGTTCTTCGGGGTGCCGGCGATGTACCAGCGCCTCGCCGAGCACCTCGAGGCCGATCCCACCGACCTCTCCGGGGTGCGCCTCTTCGTGTGCGGCTCGGCGCCCCTGCCCCCGGCCCTCTTCGAGCGCTGCGCCGCCCTGCTCGGCCAGCCGCCGCTGGAGCGCTATGGCATCACCGAGGGTGGGGTGGTGGTGTCCACCCCGTACGCGGGTCCCCGCCTGCCCGGGCGGGTCGGCCACCCCCTGCCCGGGGTCGATGTCCGCCTCGGCGACGAGGCCGAGGTGCTGCTCCGCGGCGGCCAGGTGTTCGGCGGCTACTGGCGCAACCCGGCCGCCACCGCGGAGGTGCTCGAGGGCGGCTGGCTGCGCACCGGCGACGCCGGGGAGATCGGCGAGGACGGCTCGCTCGCCATCCGCGGCCGGCTCAAGGAGATGATCATCACCGGCGGGCTCAACGTGTATCCCCGCGAGGTGGAGGCCGTCCTCGAGGAGCATCCCGCGGTCGCCGAGGTCGCGGTCGCGGGGCTGCCCTCGGAGCGGTGGGGCGAGCAGGTGACCGCCTTCGTGGTGGCGCGCGCGCCGGTCACCGAGGCCGACCTGGTGGCCCACGCCCGCGCCCGGCTGGCGCCCTACAAGTGCCCGCGGTCGGTGCGCTTCGTCGCCGCGCTGCCCCGCAACCCGCTCGGGAAGGTGCGCCGGGCCGAGCTCGTCGAGGGTGCGCGGGAGCGGTAG